The Clostridium beijerinckii genomic sequence GCATGGATAATCTGCTCTATCTTCTATTATTTTCGCATCAAATATTAAAATATCTGCATCAGCTCCAACTCCAATAAATCCTTTATTTATTAATCCTAAGCGTTTTGCCGGCATGTATGTGCATCGTCTTATAGCATCTATTAAAGTGATTCTATGCTGCTCTCTTACCATAGTTTTAAAAAATTTAGGATATGTCCCTGCATCTTGGGGATGACCTGGGACTCCAGCATCGTATAATGTTCCCGCATCTGTAGAGACCATTACATAAGGTTTTTCTAGGATTTCAAATACTTCATATTCCTCTCCTACCATGCCTATGACCGTATCATCCGGATAATTTCGTCTAAGTTCTTCATAAATTTCTTTGGTTAATCTCTTACCTTTATATTTACCAGTCCCAGCTATTAAGCTGCTATAATCGCATCCCCACTTTTCTATGCAGCCTTCATCAAAAACAGCACTTCCAATGGAAGTCGCAAATCCACTATACATTCCGCTATCTACAGATATATCTAGCCCTTCAGCTAAAGCTTCTTCTATCATATGAAGAGCTTCTGTTGCCATTCCCATTCCAAACTGGTAAGTTAGATGAGATATATTTACAGCTGCACCTGTTTTTCTAGTTATATCAATAGCTTCTCTTAAGCTAGAAAGGCCACCATAGGAGTCTGACCTTGTATGAATTGATACTAACTTTCCATATTGGGCTGCAACTTTTGCTAGTTCTAATACTTCCTTCCTTGAGCTTCCAGGAACATATTCAAGTCCGAATGATAATCCGCTGACTCCAAATTCAAATGCTTCTTCAAGGATAACCTTCATCTTTTCAACTTCTTCATCGCTGGATGATTTATATCTATCAGTAACCCCAACTTGTTCTCTCAGAGTAGTATGTCCAATTTGTTCTATTTGATTGATTAAAAAACTATCATATTTATTGTAGAATTCCTTAATATTTTCTGGAGACATTCCACAATTACCATTGTATACTGTAGTAACTCCCATGGCTGCTAGCACTCTAGCACAATCTAAGTCCCCCTCTACATGAGCATGAATATCTATAATACCTGGACATACTGTTTTGCCTCTTACATCTAA encodes the following:
- a CDS encoding amidohydrolase family protein, whose protein sequence is MKYDVVIKNGTIIDPKRKKSTIANIGILNGKIRAITREDMEGNIELDVRGKTVCPGIIDIHAHVEGDLDCARVLAAMGVTTVYNGNCGMSPENIKEFYNKYDSFLINQIEQIGHTTLREQVGVTDRYKSSSDEEVEKMKVILEEAFEFGVSGLSFGLEYVPGSSRKEVLELAKVAAQYGKLVSIHTRSDSYGGLSSLREAIDITRKTGAAVNISHLTYQFGMGMATEALHMIEEALAEGLDISVDSGMYSGFATSIGSAVFDEGCIEKWGCDYSSLIAGTGKYKGKRLTKEIYEELRRNYPDDTVIGMVGEEYEVFEILEKPYVMVSTDAGTLYDAGVPGHPQDAGTYPKFFKTMVREQHRITLIDAIRRCTYMPAKRLGLINKGFIGVGADADILIFDAKIIEDRADYPCFGATDTRPESIEYVFVNGVITVKGKEVLDISAGKTIKDKCLMWNWEQ